The following coding sequences lie in one Silene latifolia isolate original U9 population chromosome 5, ASM4854445v1, whole genome shotgun sequence genomic window:
- the LOC141655344 gene encoding uncharacterized protein LOC141655344 — translation MHQVKSGKGGAFFIDGPGGTGKTFLYGALYAKGGLVFLIREASLVIWDEASMEKRENIEAVNMLFQDVCSSSEIFGGKVIVFGGDFRQVLPVLPRRTQQEAVETSIVSSPIWPLLTIFKLTENIRARTDPEFSKFLLKLGNGELQTAESSLVAIPQQLILEPNDDQQPEQTLIDAVFLEISQANFSPGIFNARAILTPRNEDVDSVNSVLIDRFPGEKHIYHSFDSVVDDNSNVYPAEFLNSLCPASMTPHELTLKEDSPVILLKNLDPAAGLCNGTRLICKRFFPNMIECEISTGFYKRERVFLPKITLKPSKNSRFPINFQRKQFSIKLSFAMTINKAQGQTLQRVGVYLPKPCFSHGQLYVALSRARSAKDCKVLHIPSSDDISGNIVRNVVLFEVLRRAGLRES, via the exons ATGCATCAAGTTAAGTCTGGGAAAGGCGGTGCTTTTTTTATTGATGGACCAGGTGGTACTGGAAAAACTTTTTTATATGGAGCGTTGTATGCAAAG GGAGGATTGGTGTTCTTGATAAGAGAAGCATCACTGGTTATTTGGGATGAAGCTTCAatggaaaaaagagaaaatattgAAGCCGTAAACATGTTATTCCAAGATGTATGCAGTAGTTCAGAGATCTTTGGAGGGAAGGTAATTGTTTTTGGCGGAGACTTTCGCCAAGTGCTTCCGGTACTTCCACGCCGCACACAGCAAGAGGCAGTTGAAACAAGCATTGTTAGCTCTCCAATCTGGCCACTTTTGACGATCTTTAAATTGACAGAAAATATCAGGGCAAGAACAGACCCTGAATTCTCAAAGTTTCTTCTGAAATTAGGAAATGGAGAATTGCAGACAGCAGAAAGCAGTTTAGTGGCAATACCTCAGCAGTTAATCTTAGAACCAAACGACGATCAACAACCAGAGCAAACTCTAATTGATGCAGTGTTCCTAGAGATTAGTCAGGCCAATTTCAGTCCTGGCATTTTCAATGCGCGAGCTATATTGACTCCAAGAAATGAAGATGTTGACTCTGTCAACAGCGTGCTGATTGATAGGTTCCCGGGCGAAAAACATATTTACCATAGCTTTGATAGCGTGGTGGATGACAACTCAAATGTTTACCCTGCAGAGTTTCTCAACTCGTTGTGCCCTGCTAGTATGACACCGCATGAACTCACTTTGAAAGAAGATTCGCCAGTTATATTATTAAAAAATTTAGATCCTGCAGCAGGCCTGTGCAATGGAACGCGCCTCATTTGCAAGCGCTTTTTCCCAAACATGATTGAGTGTGAAATTTCAACAGGATTTTATAAAAGAGAGCGCGTATTCCTACCTAAGATTACACTTAAGCCATCTAAGAATTCTAGATTCCCAATAAATTTCCAAAGAAAGCAATTTTCTATTAAATTGAGCTTTGCTATGACCATAAACAAAGCACAGGGACAAACTTTACAGCGTGTGGGTGTGTACCTACCTAAACCCTGTTTTTCACATGGCCAATTATATGTTGCGCTGTCCCGGGCGCGGTCAGCAAAAGATTGCAAGGTGCTTCATATTCCATCATCAGATGATATAAGTGGGAATATTGTTCGAAATGTCGTCTTATTTGAAGTTCTGAGAAGAGCTGGATTAAGGGAATCATAA